One stretch of Anolis carolinensis isolate JA03-04 chromosome 3, rAnoCar3.1.pri, whole genome shotgun sequence DNA includes these proteins:
- the LOC103281653 gene encoding transmembrane protein 254-like encodes MAPVPAARQGTPNPATYFRRTPLILMLMIGGTNAFHAWTFFAPQTIPYDKLGPLGTLTKYLLEHYNTPLRIWFVTIWILHTLFAFIVLKLCKEKGITDRMTQVRWFAQTVTYGLNSLFFLWIYKPPMKSK; translated from the exons ATGGCTCCGGTTCCCGCAGCGCGACAGGGGACCCCCAACCCCGCCACGTACTTCAGGCGAACCCCGCTCATCCTGATGCTGATGATCGGGGGCACCAATGCCTTCCACGCC TGGACATTCTTCGCACCTCAAACCATCCCCTATGACAAGCTGGGACCACTGGGCACTTTAACCAAGTATCTTCTGGAACATTATAACACTCCTTTGAGAATATG GTTTGTGACAATCTGGATACTTCATACTCTGTTCGCATTTATTGTTCTCAAGCTTTGCAA GGAGAAAGGCATCACTGATCGCATGACCCAGGTTCGATGGTTTGCTCAAACTGTTACATATGGATTAAATTCTCTGTTCTTCTTGTGGATTTACAAACCACCAATGAAAAGCAAATGA